A window of the Kazachstania africana CBS 2517 chromosome 10, complete genome genome harbors these coding sequences:
- the MXR1 gene encoding peptide-methionine-S-sulfoxide reductase (similar to Saccharomyces cerevisiae MXR1 (YER042W); ancestral locus Anc_3.541) — protein MTSNIVSKTIKYNPQTDRLITVAAGCFWGTEHMYRKHLGDRIIDCKVGFANGIEDSKDQESSVSYKRVCKGDTNFAEVLQISYNPTVITLKELVDFFFRIHDPTTLNVQGPDIGTQYRSALYAHSQSDLNELHKLKNDWEPKWGNKISTQIEPIHNYYDAEEYHQIYLDKNPEGYACPTHYLRDI, from the coding sequence ATGACTTCTAATATTGTTTCCAAGACTATAAAGTACAATCCTCAAACAGACAGGCTGATTACTGTCGCAGCCGGTTGCTTTTGGGGTACCGAACACATGTATAGAAAACACCTTGGTGATAGAATTATCGACTGTAAGGTTGGTTTTGCCAATGGTATTGAAGACTCAAAGGATCAAGAATCATCTGTTTCGTACAAGAGAGTCTGCAAGGGTGACACAAACTTTGCTGAAGTATTACAAATTTCATACAATCCAACAGTGATAACTTTAAAGGAACTGgttgatttctttttcagaatCCATGATCCAACAACTTTAAATGTACAGGGACCAGATATTGGTACACAGTACCGTAGCGCCTTATATGCTCATTCCCAAAGTGATTTGAATGAACTAcataaattgaaaaatgattgGGAACCAAAATGGGGGAACAAGATTTCTACTCAAATTGAACCAATTCACAACTATTACGACGCTGAAGAATACCACCAAATTTACTTGGACAAGAATCCTGAAGGATACGCTTGTCCTACACATTATTTAAGAGATATTTAG
- the KAFR0J00340 gene encoding C2H2-type zinc finger protein (similar to Saccharomyces cerevisiae MOT3 (YMR070W); ancestral locus Anc_2.533): MNKIMNGNNQQPVIRPHVQGFLERKRLESPRLVYVPNVPSADTMNYTERMGDIVTVPQYIPNPVPQYVIAGQPMQGYFVSSNNITGPIIDYNRRESEPRCMYAYVKEEGKNEDEVTSVYRCNVCNKIFQREAWLRRHHLSHTNDRNFLCPWCKSKHKRRDNLFKHIKLKHMELLMKAIREYYPLTDFEDKDLNELMRSGYLHREDIKRVFLHLIGLER, encoded by the coding sequence atgaataaaataatgaatGGTAATAATCAACAACCGGTGATACGTCCACATGTTCAAGGTTTTCTCGAGAGGAAACGATTAGAATCGCCGCGGCTAGTCTACGTTCCCAATGTTCCATCAGCTGATACGATGAATTATACTGAACGAATGGGTGATATCGTCACCGTACCACAATATATACCCAATCCCGTACCGCAATACGTGATTGCTGGACAACCAATGCAAGGGTATTTTGTATCTAGTAATAATATAACAGGACCTATTATTGATTACAATAGACGCGAGAGTGAACCACGATGCATGTATGCGTACGTTAAGGAGGAAGGTaagaatgaagatgaagtgACTAGTGTTTATAGATGCAATGTTTGTAATAAGATATTTCAGAGGGAGGCATGGTTACGTAGACATCATCTTTCGCATACGAATGATAGGAATTTCCTGTGTCCGTGGTGTAAGAGTAAACATAAGAGACGAgacaatttattcaaacaTATTAAATTGAAACATATGGAGTTGTTAATGAAAGCCATTAGAGAATACTATCCATTGACTGATTTTGAGGAcaaagatttgaatgaattgatGCGTAGTGGGTATTTACATAGGGAAGATATCAAGAGAGTATTCCTACACTTGATAGGGTTGGAGAGATGA
- the YEN1 gene encoding crossover junction endodeoxyribonuclease (similar to Saccharomyces cerevisiae YEN1 (YER041W); ancestral locus Anc_3.540) translates to MGVPQIWELVKQTNSVERVTFKTIIPRVKVAVDAYHILFECGFFNESANYGKAYLNLISRLRELISLNAFFLLIFDGHVKPTKVRNAGYGGDYEPEFMNLIKSLLNLFHISYVTAIGEGEAYCCWVTKQLNDQLDYVWSNDSDVLLFGGMKVLKNYSRFVNDIGVTNVNGDTNEKNHENLITFVDYDELTRKHKMLNRERLLFYSVLLGADYNQGVKGLGKDKCLKIVQLTNPDFAMRFYNIFSNTRSNDSTKTSKYIKFQKDLFAYCQKNSVELFGRNYSKTLLSAERDNFEGWPAVEIVSYYFHPLLDTNFDKRLLCKEMFSNIKDSKIYEKIDFFELKTCLEQLKMPSITDFDKWFHSLVHEMFLVKFLVNEEGKMDFMKNKLLKITEEKVNYVNNNIKLAIPYWKVRYNTFLPGVSPSQKVSKNRSPSPTRSPSKRQIDIYEYKFSMWVPKVCIPPTHSLVRDFQRRQDEERKEEEKNKKLKLSRISPKKRLSNYKQKNNLDAFLKKHATPMKRELQSLKLQPAPPLQSIKRRLFVEADEEDEEQNDTEEEDSLMILEENIITNNPLSNRSPQKRPMGPFEKPTVSPLSKGIPLLKKQCSFKEDDNASEEPLVTVSDATVDPNVSLESSQQQQQPGNIYGELTSNAIDFTSEYLNDTESSSMNTGSDWEFD, encoded by the coding sequence ATGGGAGTACCACAGATCTGGGAGCTAGTTAAACAGACTAACTCTGTTGAGAGAGTCACGTTTAAGACCATTATACCGAGAGTTAAAGTTGCGGTAGATGCTTATCATATTTTGTTCGAATGCGGATTCTTTAATGAAAGTGCTAATTATGGGAAAGCCTATTTAAACTTGATATCACGACTGAGAGAGTTGATAAGTCTAAATGCCTTCTTCCTCCTGATTTTTGATGGACATGTTAAACCCACTAAGGTGAGAAATGCGGGATATGGGGGTGATTATGAACCAGAGTTCatgaatttgatcaaatcaCTCTTGAACCTCTTCCACATATCATATGTAACAGCAATTGGGGAAGGAGAAGCTTACTGTTGTTGGGTTACGAAACAGTTAAATGATCAATTAGACTACGTTTGGAGTAATGATTCTGATGTACTTTTATTTGGTGGGATGAaggttttgaaaaattattcaaggTTTGTTAATGATATTGGAGTAACTAATGTCAATGGAGATACAAATGAGAAAAATCATGAAAATCTTATCACTTTTGTTGACTATGACGAATTAACAAGGAAGCATAAAATGCTGAATCGAGAAAGGTTACTTTTCTATAGTGTACTACTAGGAGCAGATTATAACCAAGGTGTCAAAGGTCTGGGGAAGGACAAGTGTCTCAAAATTGTCCAATTGACTAATCCTGATTTTGCAATGCGGTTCTATAATATATTCAGCAATACCCGTTCAAATGACAGTACGAAAACcagtaaatatataaaatttcaaaaagatttATTTGCATATTGTCAGAAAAATTCAGTTGAGCTATTTGGCAggaattattcaaagaCCTTACTGAGTGCAGAAAGggataattttgaaggttGGCCAGCTGTAGAAATTGTTTCGTATTACTTCCATCCATTGTTGGACACTAACTTTGACAAGAGACTTCTGTGTAAGGAAATGTTCTCAAACATTAAAGACAgtaaaatttatgaaaagatcgatttctttgaattgaaaacCTGCTTGgaacaattgaaaatgccAAGTATTActgattttgataaatggTTCCACTCTTTAGTACACGAAATGTTTTTAGTCAAATTTCTAGTCAATGAAGAAGGCAAAATGGATTTTATGAAGAATAAACTTCTGAAAATCACTGAAGAGAAAGTGAACTACGTAAATAATAACATAAAATTGGCGATTCCCTATTGGAAAGTTCGATATAATACTTTCCTTCCTGGAGTGTCTCCGTCTCAAAAAGTGAGTAAAAATAGGAGCCCTAGCCCCACAAGAAGTCCAAGCAAACGacaaattgatatttatgAATATAAATTCTCTATGTGGGTACCGAAAGTGTGTATACCTCCTACACACAGTCTGGTGAGGGATTTCCAAAGAAGACAAGATGAAGAGAGGAAAGAGGAAgagaaaaacaaaaaattgaagttgTCAAGAATATCACCAAAGAAACGGCTAAGTAATTACAAGCAGAAGAACAATTTGGATGCATTTCTCAAGAAACATGCTACTCCAATGAAAAGGGAACTTCAGAGTTTGAAATTGCAACCGGCGCCACCTCTACAATCAATTAAGAGGAGATTGTTTGTTGAAGcggatgaagaagatgaagaacaaaatgacactgaagaagaagattctcTGATGATCTTGGAAGAAAACATTATTACCAATAATCCACTCTCGAACAGATCTCCTCAAAAAAGACCCATGGGGCCCTTCGAGAAACCGACGGTGTCGCCATTGAGCAAGGGAATACCGCTATTGAAGAAGCAATGCTCCTttaaagaagatgataacGCTTCAGAAGAACCTTTGGTCACTGTTTCTGATGCCACGGTAGATCCGAATGTCTCATTGGAGTCGTCacagcagcaacaacaaccgGGTAATATATACGGTGAGCTTACATCCAATGCCATTGACTTTACCAGCGAGTACCTCAACGACACGGAAAGTTCCTCCATGAATACTGGCTCAGACTGGGAGTTTGACTAG
- the SAH1 gene encoding adenosylhomocysteinase (similar to Saccharomyces cerevisiae SAH1 (YER043C); ancestral locus Anc_3.545), which translates to MSAPAQNYKIADISLAAFGRKEIELAEHEMPGLMAIRDAYASVQPLKGARIAGCLHMTIQTAVLIETLVALGAEVTWTSCNIYSTQDHAAAAIAASGVPVFAWKGETEEEYLWCIEQQLFAFKDGKKLNLILDDGGDLTSLVHEKYPEMLEDCFGLSEETTTGVHHLYRMMREGKLKVPAINVNDSVTKSKFDNLYGCRESLIDGIKRATDVMLAGKVAVVAGYGDVGKGCAAALRGMGSRVLVTEIDPINALQAAMEGYQVITMEEAASVGQVFVTTTGCRDIIRGEHFAKMPEDAIVCNIGHFDIEIDVAWLKANAKECINIKPQVDRYLLDSGRHVILLANGRLVNLGCATGHSSFVMSCSFSNQVLAQIALFKADDKEFRERHIEFQKTGPFSTGVHVLPKILDEAVAKFHLAKLGVQLTRLSDVQSEYLGIPQEGPFKADHYRY; encoded by the coding sequence ATGTCTGCTCCAGCCCAAAACTATAAAATTGCCGATATCTCTTTAGCTGCCTTCGGTAGAAAGGAAATCGAATTAGCTGAACATGAAATGCCAGGTTTAATGGCTATCAGAGATGCTTACGCCTCCGTCCAACCATTAAAGGGTGCTAGAATCGCTGGTTGTTTACACATGACCATCCAGACTGCTGTTTTAATTGAAACTTTAGTTGCTTTAGGTGCTGAAGTCACTTGGACTTCCTGTAACATTTACTCTACCCAAGACCATGCTGCTGCTGCCATTGCTGCTTCTGGTGTCCCAGTCTTTGCTTGGAAGGGTGAAACCGAAGAAGAATACTTATGGTGTATTGAACAGCAATTATTCGCCTTCAAAGATGGTAAGAAATTGAACTTAATCTTAGATGATGGTGGTGATTTAACTTCTTTAGTTCACGAAAAATACCCAGAAATGCTAGAAGACTGTTTCGGTTTATCTGAAGAAACCACCACTGGTGTCCACCACTTATACAGAATGATGAGAGAAGGTAAGTTAAAGGTCCCAGCCATTAACGTTAACGACTCCGTCACCAAATCTAAATTCGACAACTTATACGGTTGTAGAGAATCTTTAATCGATGGTATCAAGAGAGCCACCGATGTTATGTTGGCTGGTAAGGTCGCCGTCGTTGCTGGTTACGGTGATGTCGGTAAGGGTTGTGCTGCTGCTTTAAGAGGAATGGGTTCCCGTGTCCTTGTCACTGAAATTGATCCAATTAACGCTTTACAAGCCGCTATGGAAGGTTACCAAGTCATTACCATGGAAGAAGCTGCTTCCGTCGGTCAAGTATTCGTTACCACCACCGGTTGTAGAGATATCATCAGAGGTGAACACTTCGCCAAGATGCCAGAAGACGCTATCGTCTGTAACATTGGTCATTTCGATATCGAAATTGATGTCGCTTGGTTAAAGGCTAACGCCAAGGAATGTATCAACATCAAACCACAAGTTGACCGTTACTTATTAGACTCTGGTAGACACGTTATCCTATTAGCTAACGGTAGATTAGTCAACTTAGGTTGTGCCACTGGTCACTCTTCTTTCGTTATGTCCTGTTCTTTCTCCAATCAAGTCTTAGCTCAAATTGCTTTATTCAAGGCTGATGACAAAGAATTCAGAGAAAGACACATTGAATTCCAAAAGACTGGTCCATTCAGCACTGGTGTTCACGTCTTACCAAAGATCTTAGACGAAGCTGTCGCCAAGTTCCATCTTGCTAAATTAGGTGTTCAATTAACTAGATTATCTGACGTTCAATCCGAATACTTAGGTATTCCACAAGAAGGTCCATTCAAGGCTGACCACTACAGATACTGA
- the OSW7 gene encoding Osw7p (similar to Saccharomyces cerevisiae YFR039C and SHE10 (YGL228W); ancestral locus Anc_3.546), with protein MRLHAKLLMGAATLLLICLHYYGILFHFGSVSGGGEINKSIVVLQQAFQPMNEMLLTASYTINELVMRNMNGILNCVAKAGYARELLYKIRDHLIKFLHLNTFCHKCEKWLGPILNHLRILIHFLKPYTQRAQRVITANFLELKSKFNFSNDDDATSDPMDNGNDIFDHIDSAMKENKLRVEFESEEDDEDEDDNERKRDKDSIPDSLTTLPSILNYDMLLESGRQSSFLESEVALTEEEETSLLESEFDAWMKAIQNKLDKIIILLNNEVDEFTEFKANEFEESYESMQDKFLEAVKLQVNTINQSIENINCITKTNPETNELEYYDITGTQRLKRYISRPMMTSYFQNTFDIIESFKQDALAHMSDFVTEIKLESEKVHQDDVAMYEEWGDIMVSEWSKRLAYIDIVMPKTEEILVSKWRNYMNLKGKVIAKRDELLQETIDLTRANNFVSAIEAKIQDLIKKVKGQMDELSNQANEAFLIREDREIRESKFGFAIDNEANIADYGDAIDTGGVGQELL; from the coding sequence ATGAGGCTGCATGCTAAGTTATTGATGGGTGCAGCAACGCTGCTGCTAATATGTCTGCACTACTATGGGATTTTATTCCATTTCGGTAGTGTTTCTGGTGGTGGAGAGATCAATAAGTCGATTGTGGTGTTACAACAGGCTTTTCAACCTATGAATGAGATGTTATTGACTGCGTCATATACGATTAACGAGTTAGTGATGAGAAACATGAACGGTATCTTAAATTGTGTGGCGAAAGCTGGCTACGCCCGCGAGCTACTCTATAAGATTCGTGACCATTTGATAAAGTTCTTACACTTGAACACGTTTTGTCACAAATGTGAGAAATGGCTGGGACCTATATTGAACCATTTGAGAATATTGATACATTTCTTGAAACCTTATACGCAGCGGGCCCAGCGTGTAATCACTGCCAATTTCTTGgaattaaaatcaaaattcaatttcagtaATGATGACGATGCAACAAGTGATCCCATGGATAATGGAAATGACATATTTGATCATATTGATAGTGCTATGAAGGAAAACAAGCTTCGAGTAGAATTTGAATCTGAAGAGGATGATGAGGACGAAGATGATAACGAGAGGAAACGGGATAAGGATTCTATCCCAGATTCATTGACGACACTACCTTCCATACTGAATTATGACATGCTGCTAGAGTCTGGTCGTCAGAGCTCTTTTCTTGAGAGCGAGGTTGCTCTAACGGAGGAGGAAGAAACATCTCTTCTGGAAAGCGAATTCGATGCATGGATGAAAGCCATACAGAATAAATTGGACAAGATTATAATATTGTTAAATAATGAAGTGGATGAGTTTACTGAATTTAAAGCAAacgaatttgaagaaagttaCGAATCCATGCAGGATAAATTCCTAGAAGCTGTTAAGTTGCAAGTAAATACTATAAATCAgtccattgaaaatatcaactgTATAACCAAAACTAATCCAGAAACCAACGAATTGGAATATTATGATATTACAGGCACtcaaagattgaaaaggTACATTTCAAGGCCGATGATGACGAGTTATTTCCAAAACACCTTCGATATCATTGAATCCTTCAAACAAGACGCATTGGCTCATATGTCAGATTTTGTGACTGAGATAAAATTGGAGAGTGAAAAGGTCCATCAAGATGATGTAGCGATGTATGAAGAATGGGGGGATATAATGGTAAGCGAGTGGTCCAAGAGACTGGCTTATATCGACATTGTCATGCCAAAAACCGAGGAGATCCTGGTCTCGAAATGGAGGAACTACATGAATTTGAAGGGGAAAGTGATTGCGAAGCGAGATGAACTTCTTCAAGAGACTATAGATTTAACTAGAGCCAACAATTTCGTATCAGCTATAGAGGCCAAGATTCAAGATTTGATTAAAAAAGTAAAAGGACAAATGGATGAGCTATCGAACCAGGCCAATGAGGCATTCCTAATACGTGAAGATAGAGAAATCAGAGAATCAAAATTCGGTTTTGCAATTGATAATGAGGCAAACATAGCTGACTATGGTGACGCTATCGATACAGGTGGCGTGGGCCAAGAACTGTTGTAA
- the IXR1 gene encoding DNA-binding transcription repressor IXR1 (similar to Saccharomyces cerevisiae IXR1 (YKL032C) and ABF2 (YMR072W); ancestral locus Anc_2.535), translating into MNNNMQMPNIHSKLDDPSNSNQSAATATNPAAFNLGQDHAALQYQQLDQQQQQQQQQDPHNQSAMLQQPSLYQSQFQPQYQQQSPNPNIPSQQPIYAYQNTSTSNNPVGSANTAANTAATNTGAPQQYPQSIPQDFGYGNSAANSNMNQFNELMYNSFISQLSQKQQQQLGITNSSNQSNQSNNSNSQQLNPATAAAAAAAAAAAASNNPSFMNPSVQRYYQNNLNTYPTMIDPTMQPHLAQQMAATLQQQQFAQQPQQQHFQQQPQQQSHRHQQQHHQQQQHHNKGSNNHSHSTKESKLPNVKKLSTTQSRIEKRKQLKKQGPKRPSSAYFLFSMSIRNDLLRQYPEAKVPELSKLASARWKELTDDEKKPFYDEFRINWEKYRVLRDEYEKTLPPKRPSGPFIQFTQEIRPIIVKENPNLNLIEITKLIGERWRNLAAEEKTKYTDAYKLKLKEWEKCYPPENEPSKNANENQHGLSNEIKRE; encoded by the coding sequence ATGAATAACAACATGCAAATGCCAAAcattcattcaaaattagatgaTCCCTCTAATTCAAATCAAAGTGCTGCAACTGCTACAAATCCTGCTGCTTTCAATTTAGGTCAAGATCACGCCGCTTTACAATATCAACAATTGGatcaacaacagcaacaacaacaacaacaagaTCCTCATAATCAATCCGCTATGTTACAACAACCTTCTTTGTATCAATCTCAATTTCAACCTCAATATCAACAACAATCACCAAATCCAAATATTCCATCTCAACAACCTATTTACGCGTATCAAAATACAAGTACAAGTAATAATCCCGTTGGATCTGCTAATACTGCCGCTAATACTGCTGCAACAAATACTGGCGCTCCTCAACAGTATCCTCAATCAATCCCACAAGATTTTGGTTATGGTAACTCAGCTGCAAATAGTAACATGaatcaattcaatgaattaatgtacaattctttcatttctcAATTGTCTCAAaagcaacaacaacaattgGGAATTACCAACTCttcaaatcaatcaaatcaatcaaataattcaaattcacAACAGCTAAATCCTGCTACTGCCGCTGCTGCCGCAGCCGCCGCAGCTGCAGCCGCTTCAAATAATCCTTCCTTCATGAACCCTTCAGTTCAAAGATACTaccaaaataatttaaataCTTATCCAACTATGATTGATCCAACTATGCAACCTCATTTGGCTCAACAAATGGCTGCTACTttacaacaacaacaatttGCTCAACAACCTCAACAGCAACATTTCCAACAACAACCACAACAACAATCTCATCGCCATCAACAGCAACACCatcaacagcaacaacatCATAATAAAGGTTCAAATAATCACTCTCACTCAACtaaagaatcaaaattaccaaatgttaaaaaattatcaactACTCAAAgtagaattgaaaagagaaaacaattgaaaaaacaagGTCCAAAGAGACCTTCTTCAGCTTATTTCTTATTCTCAATGTCAATTAGAAATGATCTTTTAAGACAATATCCTGAAGCAAAAGTACcagaattatcaaaattagcAAGTGCAAGATGGAAAGAATTAACTGATGATGAGAAAAAACCTTTCTATGATGAATTTAGAATTAATTGGGAAAAATATAGAGTGTTAAGAGATGAATATGAGAAAACTTTACCTCCAAAGAGACCAAGTGGTCcatttattcaattcacTCAAGAAATTAGACCAATTATAGTTaaagaaaatccaaatttgaatttaattgaaattacCAAATTAATCGGTGAAAGATGGAGAAATTTGGCTGCAGAAGAAAAGACAAAATATACTGATGCttataaattaaaattaaaagaatgGGAAAAATGTTATCCACCAGAAAACGAACCATCCAAGAATGCCAATGAAAATCAGCATGGTCTTTCAAACGAAATTAAACGTGAGTAA
- the GLN3 gene encoding nitrogen-responsive transcriptional regulator GLN3 (similar to Saccharomyces cerevisiae GLN3 (YER040W); ancestral locus Anc_3.539): MLEALPDDINFGAFFTPMGNDDLNLSSLDVNSKTSSKVTLKSENDSTDNNNNQHSVMQRLPSTGFSHVVQTPQHASSNANVDPIDISNQQNGEIAQFWDFNVDTLQMTPSNSSDSATLSAPNSYSSDQSHFNNNNNNLSKNNPLFSNSYSNNYMNFISNNTTSSLFASSPSIPHSSNNYIKREDSFYKPSMFTKNNDPSTIPLSSMNTANSVRKNPITKQPSMTSLTNINKRKPSVSELSTSQNSLTSSNMHKKPQIQCFNCKTLKTPLWRRDPNGNALCNACGLFQKLHGTMRPLSLKTDVIKKRNSKKRAKKLQEQPRQRHFEHSEYDRYTQTDTININKNNNILPAAKNFVAPVLSTAMATTATTKMTASSKHKRTSGAQSPSIINNNSDSHFEAISTNNSNRISRRNSTSSNTSNRSSSSRSIVPILPKPSISSLSSSTGSSGNYNNIFANGLNDSNASSPRQPNSNNSMTNSTQFMSANSPLQPSLFSTSTSRSGITIPRRKLSRNPSYSSSFMAVSLHQLQNQDQYQRQPVNNNQSSLGKSSSSTITMNSWSSTQRQQQQPQQGAQPTTKPSSELFETTEQVQNQQQPHKSLLSQQLQNSFEFNDNSETGTIKESFTSSAVATTPISKSNSEDINKNAITADELDWLKFGI, translated from the coding sequence ATGTTGGAGGCATTACCTGATGATATCAATTTCGGCGCTTTTTTCACTCCGATGGGTAATGACGATTTGAATCTCAGTTCTTTAGATGTCAATTCAAAAACTAGCTCGAAAGTCACTTTGAAAagtgaaaatgatagtACAgacaacaataataatcaaCATAGTGTAATGCAGCGATTGCCATCTACGGGGTTTAGCCATGTAGTACAAACACCGCAACATGCATCTTCAAATGCAAATGTCGATCCAATTGATATTTCTAATCAACaaaatggtgaaattgCTCAATTTTGGGATTTTAACGTCGATACTTTACAAATGACTCCAAGCAATTCAAGTGATTCAGCAACTTTAAGTGCACCTAACAGTTATAGTTCAGATCAAAGCCatttcaataacaataataataatcttagtaaaaataatccattattttcaaattcctattcaaataattatatGAATTTTATTAGCAATAATACAACTTCTTCCCTTTTCGCTTCATCTCCATCTATACCGCATTCATCAAACAATTATATCAAGAGAGAAGATTCCTTTTATAAACCATCCATGTTCaccaaaaataatgacCCATCAACAATACCCTTAAGTTCCATGAATACTGCAAATTCCGTACGAAAAAATCCAATAACAAAACAACCATCAATGACATCATTAAccaatatcaataaaagGAAACCTTCTGTGTCTGAATTATCAACGAGTCAAAATAGTTTAACTAGCAGTAATATGCATAAAAAACCGCAAATTCAATGTTTTAACTGTAAAACTCTTAAGACACCCCTGTGGAGGAGAGATCCAAATGGGAATGCTTTATGCAATGCATGTGgtttatttcaaaagttaCATGGTACCATGAGACCTCTCTCTTTGAAAACTGATgttataaagaaaagaaactCCAAAAAGAgagcaaaaaaattacaagaacAACCCCGTCAACGACATTTCGAGCACTCTGAATATGATAGATATACACAAACTGATACtattaatatcaataaaaataataacataCTGCCAGCGGCCAAGAATTTTGTTGCTCCTGTTCTTTCTACTGCAATGGCGACAACTGCAACAACAAAGATGACGGCAAGCTCAAAACATAAACGGACCTCTGGGGCACAATCTccttcaataataaataataattcagaTTCTCATTTTGAAGCAATTAGTACCAACAATAGTAATagaatttcaagaagaaatagtaCTTCATCTAATACTTCTAACAGATCATCCTCATCTAGATCAATTGTACCAATATTACCAAAACCTTCGATTTCATCGTTATCTTCAAGTACTGGAAGTAGTGGTAATTACAACAATATTTTCGCTAACGGTTTGAACGATAGTAATGCATCATCTCCGAGACAGCCAAACAGTAACAACAGTATGACAAATAGTACCCAATTTATGTCGGCAAACTCACCTTTACAGCCCAGTCTCTTTTCAACTTCTACTAGTAGATCTGGTATCACAATaccaagaagaaaattgtCACGAAATCCATCGTATTCATCATCTTTCATGGCAGTATCTTTGCATCAACTACAGAATCAAGATCAATATCAACGACAGCCTGTAAATAACAATCAATCTTCGTTGGGGAAAAGTAGCAGTTCAACAATTACAATGAACAGTTGGTCATCTACCCAAAggcaacaacaacaaccaCAACAAGGTGCCCAACCAACTACGAAACCTAGTAGCGAGCTGTTCGAAACGACAGAACAAGTGCAAAACCAACAACAACCACATAAGTCATTACTATCGCAACAGTTACAAAATTCATTCGAATTTAATGATAACTCAGAAACCGGTACGATAAAAGAATCATTTACGTCAAGCGCCGTGGCTACAAcaccaatttcaaaatcaaacaGTGAAGATATCAATAAAAACGCTATAACTGCCGATGAATTAGATTGGCTCAAATTTGGTATATAA